In a genomic window of Spiroplasma melliferum:
- a CDS encoding nicotinic acid mononucleotide adenylyltransferase: protein MKIALFGGSFDPFHTDHLTMINLVKTKTDIDEIWIIPTNQNPFKTRKLSSSTDRVAMITLAVAGLSYVKINLIELENTKPSTTYDTVLKLQGQFPHYQFYFMIGSDQLASLNKWNNIIELTRMQTFIVFQRNEPIKQAILKQYQAIVIPFHNNLHLSSTMLREGKNISLQLPSITKYINNNLLYLPERLGQNMDKERYQHCLNVGQKAQELALIHKLNPQKALIAGTYHDITKQWSKQKQKAYLTKYLPTFLSEPIPTWHAYTAYCHLKYDLLFTDEDILTAVKWHTVGHPQMTLFEMLIFVADKISSERNYPKVDYYRTLAQKDLIKAFQELLIIQFERAVDKQGLEHLGKNIQLTYQQWKEDK, encoded by the coding sequence ATGAAGATAGCATTATTTGGTGGTAGTTTTGACCCATTTCATACTGACCATTTAACAATGATTAATCTTGTTAAAACAAAAACAGATATTGATGAAATCTGAATTATTCCAACAAATCAGAATCCTTTTAAAACACGAAAATTATCTTCTTCCACTGATCGTGTTGCAATGATTACTTTAGCAGTTGCTGGTTTATCGTATGTTAAGATTAATTTAATTGAATTAGAAAATACAAAACCTAGTACAACATATGATACTGTTTTAAAATTGCAAGGCCAATTTCCACATTATCAATTTTATTTTATGATTGGTTCTGACCAACTAGCATCGTTAAATAAATGAAACAATATTATTGAATTAACAAGAATGCAAACTTTTATTGTTTTTCAACGAAATGAACCAATTAAACAAGCAATTTTAAAACAATATCAAGCAATAGTAATTCCATTTCATAATAATTTACATTTATCATCAACAATGTTACGAGAAGGAAAAAACATTTCATTGCAATTGCCAAGTATTACTAAGTATATTAATAATAATTTATTATATTTACCAGAACGATTGGGACAAAATATGGATAAGGAACGATATCAACATTGTTTAAATGTTGGGCAAAAAGCCCAAGAATTAGCATTGATTCATAAATTAAACCCACAAAAAGCTTTAATTGCTGGAACGTATCATGATATTACGAAACAATGGTCAAAACAAAAACAAAAAGCATATCTAACAAAATACTTACCAACTTTTTTATCAGAGCCAATTCCTACTTGGCATGCTTATACAGCTTATTGTCATTTAAAATATGATTTATTATTTACTGATGAAGATATTTTAACAGCAGTTAAATGACATACTGTTGGCCATCCACAAATGACATTGTTTGAAATGCTAATTTTTGTTGCGGATAAAATTAGTAGTGAACGAAATTATCCGAAAGTTGATTATTATCGAACATTAGCACAAAAAGATTTAATAAAAGCGTTTCAAGAATTATTAATAATCCAATTTGAACGAGCAGTAGATAAGCA
- a CDS encoding putative transmembrane protein encodes MTTTAIFKFKLNQQKIILWYNKVTIFMIISLYLGIIITLSILPLSTLSKLFHLNNDQNFKNIWVFCLAVCGFGLIFSIISAISVWLTNYEEYINYKFQFIILNIISLNFLNLISNLIIYSYETKVSDLLFTNVIKRKRFLINLGIWKWKTFDIVIIGMFAAVTLALAYLETLLPNLPHGGGIALKYLPLTIIAFLHSALAGFFAGSISALMSLLFIPSGFIVSPWSYLLDYFIPMIIPMIAGFMRFKVNNDKKYITYVNYIIICFSIIGLIALSQILGGVIIWTTLFPASVWPGYSNWLYAIVYNFIHSFLFTYPIMQIVIPLALRGLAPLFWQRYLKYDN; translated from the coding sequence ATGACCACAACCGCAATTTTTAAGTTTAAGTTAAACCAACAAAAAATTATTTTATGATATAATAAAGTAACTATTTTTATGATCATTAGTTTATATCTTGGTATTATAATAACTCTTAGTATTTTACCATTATCAACATTAAGTAAATTATTCCATTTAAATAATGACCAAAATTTTAAAAATATATGAGTTTTTTGTTTAGCGGTTTGTGGATTTGGTTTAATATTTAGTATCATATCCGCAATAAGTGTTTGATTAACAAATTATGAAGAATATATTAATTATAAGTTTCAGTTTATTATTTTAAATATTATTAGTTTAAATTTTCTTAATTTAATTAGTAATCTTATTATTTATAGTTATGAAACAAAAGTTAGTGATTTATTATTTACTAATGTTATAAAGCGAAAACGATTTTTAATTAATTTAGGAATTTGAAAATGAAAAACATTTGATATTGTTATTATTGGAATGTTTGCAGCAGTAACCTTAGCATTAGCATATTTAGAAACCCTGCTGCCAAATTTACCCCATGGGGGTGGGATTGCTCTAAAATATCTTCCTCTTACAATAATTGCTTTTTTACATTCCGCTTTAGCTGGTTTTTTTGCTGGAAGCATTAGTGCCTTAATGTCCCTGTTATTTATTCCCTCTGGTTTTATTGTTTCACCTTGATCATATTTGTTGGATTATTTTATTCCAATGATTATTCCAATGATTGCTGGCTTTATGCGGTTTAAAGTTAACAATGATAAAAAATATATTACATATGTTAATTATATTATTATTTGTTTTAGCATCATTGGTTTAATTGCTTTATCACAAATATTAGGTGGTGTTATCATTTGAACCACATTATTTCCTGCTTCTGTTTGACCAGGGTATTCTAATTGATTATATGCAATTGTTTATAATTTTATTCATAGTTTTCTTTTTACCTATCCAATCATGCAAATTGTAATCCCCCTTGCCTTGCGCGGTTTAGCTCCATTGTTTTGACAACGTTATTTAAAATATGATAATTAA